DNA sequence from the Chitinophaga flava genome:
GAATATGATTTATCTGGTTTCCAGATCAGTGACACAAGGAAGAAAAGCAGCCATGATTTCGTTGGGCGGGGTGGCGTGTGGATTATTGTTTCATATTACGCTGGTATCTTTTGGTTTGACTACCATCCTGATGGCTATACCTTACGCCTATACGATCCTCAAAACTATCGGGGTGATATATCTGCTGTACCTGGCCTGGCAGGCCATAAAACCCGGCGGCAGACCTGTTTTCGAAAATGCCGGCGCCCTCAAATATGATAAACCGGTGAAACTGTTTAGCATGGGTTTGTTTACCAGTATGCTGAATCCCAAGATTGCGGTGTTTTACATGTCTTTCTTTCCTCAGTTTATCAAACCGGAATATGGTTCTATTCTGGTACAGAGTTTTACCTTGGGTTTTATTCAGATACTGATGAGTTTTACGATCAACAGTATGATCATTTTTTCTGCTGCAAAAGTAACGCGCTGGTTCAGCGCCAACCCGAAGTGGGTGCGTGCCCAGAAATGGTTTATGGGCAGCGTTTTTGCCGGACTGGCGCTGAAGATGGCGTTAGACAAAGGCAAATAGCTTAATCGATAAAACTTTTCTGATCAGTAGGTTTACCTGTTTCCACATGCCGGGAAGGCTGGAAGTAATCGTAGAAATATAGTTTATCCTGTTCATACAGTTTCATCTGTGGTTTCAGCCTTTCGATGTATTGTTCAAAGTTCCTGGAGGCTGGTTGTGTCCAGGCGGCTTCCGCCAGGGCAGAGATGCGTGGAAACAGCAGGAAATCGAGTCTTTTAGGGTTGGAGATCGTTTCAGACCAGAGGCAGGCCTGTATGCCCAGTATCTGCTGTTCATGTCCGCTGGCAGCCGGCACATTGCCTGTTGAAAAATCATATACTGATTTCAGTGTATTAAACTCTCCCACTCTCCATCTGCGGCCTATTTTGTGTGTGCTGTCCTGTATGAAATCGAAGTAAAGCGGCAGCCGCGGACACATCACCACTGCATAGCCTTTCTCCAGCGCCAGGCGCAGGTTTTCGGGTTTATCATGTCTCCACCAGCAAACGATGCTTTTGTTGACCGGCAAAGTAGCAGTAGCCACTTCATCCCAGGCCATCACCTTGTTATGCAGATTAAAAACGGTATCGGCCATACGCTGGAAGAAATAATCTTCTACCTGTTTGCGGTTGTTGAATCCTTTTGTTTTCATGAGGTGGGCCACACCGCTGTCTGCATCCCAGGCTTTGTTGCCGAAAGACACTTCATCGCCGCCCAGGTGGATCATACCAGCAGGAAACAGGGTTGCCGTTTCTTTCAGGATATCAGCGAGGTATTGATAGGTACCTTCTTTCCCCGGATTAAAGGTGAAGGATGGATATTTTTCAGTGCCACCGCCATCAAAGGCAGGATAGGCCCTGTTGGCAGCACTGGCATGTCCTGGCATATCGATCTCCGGAATCACCTGGATAAACCGTTCCTGTGCATAGGCTACAATTTCCCGGATATCATCCTGTGTATAGAAGGTGGCTGGTGCTTTAGGATCAGTATGATTGCCGATACCGCCTACTGTTGTCAGCAGCGGATACTTTTTGATTTCCAGGCGCCAGCCGGGAGCGTCGGTCAGATGCCAGTGGAAGCGGTTCAGTTTGTAGAAGGCCATCCAGTCGAGGATAGACTTTACTTTTTCTTTTCCGAAGAAGAAGCGGGATTCGTCGAGCATGAAACCACGCCAGGCGTAATGGGGTGCATCGCTGATGTTCCAGCAGCCAACACGGCGAGGAGTTGCAGTGCCGGCAGTAGCTGCCAGCTGCAGGAAGGTGGTGATACCGTTGAAGACCCCTTCGTTGCCCGAAGCGGCGATCACCACAGCAGATGAAGTTATCTTCAGCGTATATGCGTCTACGTTATCATTCTTCTTAATGCGTTGCAGGATGATCACTGGTGATTTGGCAGTACCCTTGCCGGGACTAACGATATTGAATGTACGCTGTAACTCATTTCGCAGGTAGGTGGCCAAAGGCTGCAGGGAAGGGTCTTTTGCCTCGATCCTGATATTATCGTTGAGCACCAGCTCACCTTGTGCCCGGGTGTATTGTACAGGCAAAGGAATCACCGGGCATGCCTGTTGCGCTGACAGCTGCAGGCAACAGGCAAAAATCAGCATTGATAAAAAGATAGTTTTCATTGTTCGGTTGATGATTTGGAATAATCAACCCACAAGATACATGCTGGATCTTTGAAAGTCTATACTTTTTTGAATACCACAATCCCGTTGTGTCCACCGAATCCGAAAGTATTGCTGATGGCTACTTTCACTTCTTTTTCCACGGCTTTCTGCAATACTATTTGCAGGCCTGCCGGTATTTTCGGGTCCAGTGTGGTGGTATTGATAGTAGGCGGGATGATGCTGTCGGTAATGCTTTTCACACAGGCGATTGCTTCGATGGCGCCGGCGGCCCCCAGCAGATGGCCTGTCATTGACTTGGTAGCGCTGATATGCAGTCTGTCGGGCTGTGTCCCGAACAGGCGGGTGATGGCCGCGATTTCGCTCAGATCACCTACCGGTGTGGAGGTAGCGTGCGCATTGAGATAGTCTACCTCCTTATGGTTGAGGCCCGCATCTTCGAGGGCTCCTTTCATAGCCTGGTAGGCACCTAGTCCTTCCGGGTGGGTGGCGGTCATATGGTATGCATCGGCTGTCATGGCTGCTCCGGCTACTTCTGCATAAATATGGGCTCCTCTCGCTTTGGCATGTTCGTATTCTTCCAGAATAAGCGCAGCGGCCCCTTCTCCCATTACAAAACCATCCCGGTCTGTATCAAAAGGACGGGAAGCTACGGCTGGGTCGTTGTTTCTGGCAGACATGGCTTTCATCGCACAGAAACCGCCCACAGAGGCTGGCGTGATAGGTGCTTCCGAGCCACCGGTAACCATCACTTTAGCCTTACCCCAACGGATGTAGTTAAGTGCGTCCATGATAGCCGTGTTGGAAGTGGCGCAGGCAGACACGGTGGTGTAATTGATGCCCATCAGTCCGTATTTAATGGAGATCATGCCCGACGCCATATTGCCGATGAGGCGGGGAACAAAATAAGGACTGAAGCGGGGATTATAGTCACCAGTAACATATTCGGTCACCTGTTCTTCGAAGGTTTGCATGCCTCCTTGTCCGGAGCCCCAGATTACGCCAGTGTCAAAAGGATTCATGGTGCTGAAGTCCAGGCCGGCATCGCTGATGGCTTCTGCGGCGGCGGAGAGGGCGTATTGTGTGAAGGGATCTGTTTTACGGATCTCTGCTTTGTCAAGTGTTGCAGCAGGATCATAACCTTTCAGCTCACACGCAAATTTTGTCCGGAAGCGGGCCGCATCGAAACGGGTGATAGTGGCGGCACCGCTGGTGCCGGCCACCAGATTGTTCCAGAAGGCAGCTACGTTATTTCCAAGCGGGGTAATGGCTCCCATCCCCGTAATAACAACTCTTTTCATGATAGGTAGTTTTTAAGCACAAAGGTCTTCGAGCAGCTGGTGGCTGATCCGGTCGAATGTTTCCGGTCCCATGACCCTTGATAGCAATAAAGAAGATTGAAGATTGGAAATCACCAGCAGCGCTCTGTCACGTGCTGTGCCTTTAAAATGAAAGCGTTTGTTTTTCCGGCCTTGTTCCAGGAGGTGGCTTACCCATTCTACGATAGCATCTGCCATAGCCTGTATTTTTGTTTGCATGGCTGGTGTCAGTGTTTCGTAGTCCGGTGCCAGAGAGCCCATCAGGCATACATTGCCGGCATGGCAATGACGACGGAATACATCGAATAAATTCGCCAGTTGTTTGTCTTCCGGCAGTTTGCTCCAGCCGGTGGTGTTTCTGGAAAAACGTTCCATCTCATCATCTACTACGGCGATGCCCAGGTCTGCTTTAGACGGGAAATGGTAGTGGATGGCAGCATTCTTCATTTCCAGCGGATCGGAGATATCCTTGTAGCTGAAGGCGTTGAAACCTTTTACGCGGATGAGTTTGTCCGCGAGGGATACTATCTTGTCTTTTGTCTCTGACATGTGGATAGGTTAAAAATCAAGCGCAAGATACTTACTAACTAGTAAGTAAACAAAAGATTATTTTATCTCCTTGAAAAAGGGTCAGTTAGACATTATTTCAAAAAAAATTTGGTGAATTAAAATCAATGCTTACCTTTGCACTCCCCTGATCACAATATCAGTTGCCCAGATGGCGAAATTGGTAGACGCACTGTGTTCAGGTCGCAGCGCCTGCAAGGGTGTGCTGGTTCGAATCCAGTTCTGGGCACTAGAAAGGTTGTAAGTTATTAACTTACAACCTTTTTTTATTTATGTCAATGTACGCTTTTATCCACTTTTGCCCACTATTAACGACGCATAATTGACACACGAAAAATTATTTCCTCTTTCCTAAACTGTCAGCCAGTCTTACGTTTGAGCAGCACGACACAACGACTGTTGTAATTCTTTCTTTCACTTTGGCCCACTTTCTCACCATTTTGCAAATGACTTCAAATGCGATGGACAAACTAATTCATGACTTAGTTAGGTCAGGGATGATTGCAGCGTTTCTGGGAAGTCGAGTAAGGACCAAAAAATTTCTTTCCTTTGGGATAAGCATGGATACTGTAACCCTGCAGGTATTCCGTCTCTTCAAATGATCTTATAAGTTTTTGTAGGACGATTTACAAGCTGCTGCGATTGTTGGCTCGTACAATAGTAAACAGTTAAACGAATCACATTAATTAATTTATTCTTTTCTATTCTGTATTACAATCTTGCTGTATCGCATTAAAATTCTCAATTATCGCCTCCCAATCGGTTTTAGCGGTGTTCCATTTATAAGAACGCCAAAAAGGCAAAAACAACTTTCCCCAACTATTATTTTCATTTCTTTCTTTTTCTTCCAATTCCTGCAGTTTTCCTAATTCCTGACCGGATTCATCATACATATGCCACCATCCTGTCCCATCCCCATTGGAAGCATAGTCTATCAATGTAGCGCCATTGGCATAAAAGTAGGTTACGCTAACCGGCGCTTTATGGATGTCTGCTCTCTGGATGCTTTCAAATACTAATACGCCGTTATAATACCTTCTTACATGTAATTCGTTCACTTCTTCCCAACGTACAGCATACAACTCCCTGCCTTCCTTGTTGAAATAAGTTTTCGTACAGTCTTGTGAAAGATTACTATACAGCGTGGTACCAGAAACTACGGGTGGATCAATATTCTTATGATAAAAACTTTGGGTTGATTTCCCATTGGGCAGATACAGTTTAGAACACCAGCGGGCGTTGTTTTCATATATATGCTCTTCCTGCAGATCGTAGGTTTCCCGGCTATAAATCCGCTCTACCGTGAGATGACCATGCAGGTTCCATTCAACATAATTACCTATATACTTTCCTGTTTGGGCATCCACTTCTCCCATTACCCAACCAGGTTTCCCATTGTTTGAAGAAGTCTGGCTTACATAGTGCGCCCGTGCCGGAACAGCTGCCGGCCGCCGGGGCGCACGGTCGCCAGTCATACTAACCGGTCTGTTTTGCTTATCAAAATAACGTTGTGCATTATAGATACCCCCCTCTATATAATCAAACTCTGTCACCCATACAATGGAATTGTTGTCGCCACTACCTGCGGGGAAATATTCACTGGTTGGATATTCACTCTTTATCCAGCGAAAGGTACCCAACCATATCTGCCCGCCATACCAATTACCTTCCTGCGCCAATGTACCATCGGGGTGAAAACGTTTTACCATAAATGGAGGATTACCATCACCATAATCAATAGTAGCACACAGGTGTCCTTTTACATGCCAGCAATTCCATATACCGATTGTTTTCTCTGCAGCATTTTTTTCGCCCGATTCCCATTGGTTATTTTTTTCATTCCAGATAGCTACTACGGGAATATTTTTATCCTTTTGCATTTAAGTACAATGAATTATTCGTTTTCTATAATTTACCAGCAAGCCTTTAAAAACACAGCACTAAGCTTCACGAGTATGTTACTTTATTCGGCCTTACAAAATATCAAAACTTATTGCTTTAATGTGTTGTATGCCACAATTATTATTATCACCAATCCCACATCTGATTTCCAGCAATTAGAAAAGATAGTATTTGCCGATTTTGTCGTTCTCTTCGACCCAACTAATAGGTTAAATTTAATATCTTCACAGAAACCACTTTTTTATGTCAAACACTCTATCAGAGAGTAAATACAAACACGAGCAGGTACAATATATCGAGTTTCTTTCCGAAGACCTCGATCGTGCCAGGAAATTTTATTCCAGCAGTTTTGGCTGGGAATTCACGAACTACGGTCCCGACTATATGGCATTTGGAGGAGATCACGTGGATGGTGGATTCATGCCGGGGAAACCAGTGAATGGCACTATGCTTGTCGTGCTTTATTCCAAAGACCTTGATGCAACCAAAGACAAGGTCATTGCAGCAGGAGGCACCATTGTGAAAGATGTCTTCAAATTCCCTGGTGGCAGACGTTTTCACTTTGCAGACCCCGACGGTTATGAACTGGCGGTTTGGACTGTAGAATAATAGAAAAGGCTGCAAGTCTTTGGCTTGCATTGTAAACGGGCAGGGATATTGTTCCGGCCCTGTCGGAACAATATCCCTGCCCGTAAAATTATGGATGGCGACTCCTCCACCTTAAATTAATTACATTTCCACCCGACTATTTCACATAAGTACTACCCTTATCCTGCCCAAATGTTCCAGGGCGGTTATCTATTGAGGGCTTATCAGGTACGGGTGGTGCAGGGGCTGTCCAGTTTTTCCATGATACACGGGAGCCATCAGGTGTAGTTACTTCAAATCCGGCAAATTGCCAGTCGCCGTAATAGTGATTATTACGGAAGATATTATCCTGCTGAAAGGTGATCCGCCAGGGAATCTGGTAACCACTGAATTCAGGAAATGTGCCGTACTCAGAAAATATTCCATTGATACCGCAGTAATTTCCTCCTGTACATCCCAGCAGCGCTTTATCTATTCTGAATTCATTATTCTCTACCACCACATTTTCTGTTGACCAGCGACAAACAAACTTATCTACAACGCTACCAGGAATAACATCCGGCAAACCGGATTTGCAGGGAGAATCATCATACAGGTTTCTAATCTTTATTGTGCCCGCCTTATGAGTGTTAGCGCTGGAGCCACTATACCTGTTTGCATTTTCCCACAACACTACACCACCCCAGTTGTTCTCAAAATTATTGTTGCTGATTAGCATGGGGGAAGTTTTCAGATTAAATCCACGCGGACTGCCGGCTTCGGAAATATATATTGCAGGAACAGGGAAATAATCGCCTTTTCTCGCACTCTCTTTACCAGCAACGATTGCATTCTTCTTAAAATTATTGAAACGTACCCTGGCATCATAACCGGCTTCTATCATTAATCCATTTCCATCATTATCATTGATATAATTATTTTCAATCACGAAACCCCGATTATTATTATCCAGCCATAAGCCTACCCCTTTATTATTATGCACCCAATTATTAGTCACTGTGGTATTCTTGTTGATCCAGAACTTTACGCCACCAGTACAACCACATCCATCGATTTTGCTCTCCCAATCATCGGTATTGTTACCCGCAATTTCATTATGGTCCAATACAAAATTTACCACCTCGTTGGTTTCAGTTCCGCAACAGGAGTTAATACCATATTGACCATTATCTTTTATACAATTATAACGGTAAATATTATTGGGCCCTACCATCAGGCCTGCGCCTTTGTTATTAGCGATGGTATTATACTCAATGGTCCATTTATCGCCGGCATCATGGTTTACAACACCTTCGTCGCGCGGCGCCATGAAGTTGCGGATAGTAAGATAACGGATCGTTACATTGACAGCCCGTTGTGTAAACGCATATTGATTGACATGCTGACCATCCAGGATGGCGCCAGGAGCGCCAATAAACGTGGTATTGTCAGCCGGTATAATCTGGCTTAATGCATCACCGCCTATTGTATGCACACCAGACTCCAGATAAAAAGTAGCTCCTTCGCGTTTAAAGTCAAAACCGCTGTTATTACCTGCCGGCACAGAAATAGCACCCGCCGGCGCAACAGCAGGCCCTGTCAGTAATTGTGTATTACCACAGATTTCAGCAGGCGGCGACAATGGCCAGGCACCGGCCTCCGCATCACCCGGACCTCCGGAATCCTTTTGGGAGCCAGGAGCATCAGACTTATGACATCCCGTGATATAGAGGATGCACAACAGAAGTAAAGATCCACAGATCTTTTTTAATGGTAAATAAGGTTTTCTCATAGGAGTTGAATTTGATAAACAAAAGGTTTCCATCCCACTTATTGCATCAGCAATAAGTGGCTTACTATATAAAATAATTAGTCAGCTTTGTACAAGGCACTGCGACAACAGTCGACACTGTTCGTCTCAACTACAAGGCATTTAAAACGCTTATTGCATTTGCAAAGACATTAAATTGTTTGCTGGTGATTCAAATAAGGCATTCATAAATGATATGGATTTGGCCAGGTTAAATACTTTAGTGTTCAACAAGTGATTGACAATGCACCATGGGCCTGAATTTTCCTTTCTTCTCACGTGAAATATTTCCCTGATGGATAGGTATCTTTCCTTTCAGTACAGCAGGGCTTATTGGTAGTTTTCTGTAGTCACGGTTCTTCAGACTGGTTCCGTTATTATTACCGGGGAGTAAGGTACAAATAAAATGAAAGACTTAAGCAGGAAGATCTTTTTTTAAGGAGATATTAATTACATATTCAGGGCTCTGCTATCATAGCGAAATCGGTTGAAGATTTTATGATAAAGAAATCAATACAACTAAAATCCAAAGCCTGATTCCTGTACTTCTCTATATTGAGAAGCAACCTGAATCTGTACTTATCAAGTGCATTATAAATCAACATTTAAAATACAACCCATAGACCAAATAAATATCTTTATGCTGACCATTTTACAATACCATTTTTAGTTAATCGTTTAATCCAATATTTAAAACCCAATGAAAAGTCAAATTGATCAGGTAATAGAAAAAGCGATCGAAAAAAAAACAATAGTAGGTACGGAAGTGATAGTGGCAAAAGAAGGCAGATTGGTCTACCACCGGGCCGAGGGGTTGGCAGACAGGGAGAAAAATCTACCCATGAAAGAAAACAGCATCTTCCGCTTGGCTTCTATTACAAAGCCGATAGTATCCACGGTTGTCATGAAGTTTGTAGAAGACGGTAAAATCACACTGCAGGATGTTGTTTCCACTTACCTCCCTGATTTTAAACCCAAAACAAAAACCGGTAGTACCCCCGAAATCACCATCCACCAACTGCTGACTCATACCGCTGGTCTTAGTTATAGTAGTCTGGAACCAATAGGCGGTATTTATGACCAACTAAAAATCTCAGATGGTATTGATCAGCCAGGCTTGTCAATAGAAGAAAACCTCAGCCGTCTTGTAAAAGCACCTTTAGGATTTGAACCAGGAACCAACTGGGCATATTCATTAGCCATTGATATCCTTGGAAACATTCTGGAAATCGTGTCCGGAAAATCTTTACCGGAGCTGGTATCAGCATTTATTACCACGCCATTACAGATGCATGATACTTCATTCA
Encoded proteins:
- a CDS encoding VOC family protein — protein: MSNTLSESKYKHEQVQYIEFLSEDLDRARKFYSSSFGWEFTNYGPDYMAFGGDHVDGGFMPGKPVNGTMLVVLYSKDLDATKDKVIAAGGTIVKDVFKFPGGRRFHFADPDGYELAVWTVE
- a CDS encoding serine hydrolase domain-containing protein, yielding MKSQIDQVIEKAIEKKTIVGTEVIVAKEGRLVYHRAEGLADREKNLPMKENSIFRLASITKPIVSTVVMKFVEDGKITLQDVVSTYLPDFKPKTKTGSTPEITIHQLLTHTAGLSYSSLEPIGGIYDQLKISDGIDQPGLSIEENLSRLVKAPLGFEPGTNWAYSLAIDILGNILEIVSGKSLPELVSAFITTPLQMHDTSFRVMDIERLVTPYADGTPEPVKMFDGIEVPFQGGVTRFAPSRVFNEKSYPSGGSGLTGTASDLLKFFEAIRKGGAPLLHEDTVKTMMTDKTGTRDDIQGPGWGFGYGWAILQDRTASQTPQANGTIQWGGAYGNHWFIDPVNELTVISLTNTSFEGMAGAFPANITRAAYE
- a CDS encoding LysE family translocator, producing the protein MPAHQLLLFALAALVMVLTPGPNMIYLVSRSVTQGRKAAMISLGGVACGLLFHITLVSFGLTTILMAIPYAYTILKTIGVIYLLYLAWQAIKPGGRPVFENAGALKYDKPVKLFSMGLFTSMLNPKIAVFYMSFFPQFIKPEYGSILVQSFTLGFIQILMSFTINSMIIFSAAKVTRWFSANPKWVRAQKWFMGSVFAGLALKMALDKGK
- the fabF gene encoding beta-ketoacyl-ACP synthase II — translated: MKRVVITGMGAITPLGNNVAAFWNNLVAGTSGAATITRFDAARFRTKFACELKGYDPAATLDKAEIRKTDPFTQYALSAAAEAISDAGLDFSTMNPFDTGVIWGSGQGGMQTFEEQVTEYVTGDYNPRFSPYFVPRLIGNMASGMISIKYGLMGINYTTVSACATSNTAIMDALNYIRWGKAKVMVTGGSEAPITPASVGGFCAMKAMSARNNDPAVASRPFDTDRDGFVMGEGAAALILEEYEHAKARGAHIYAEVAGAAMTADAYHMTATHPEGLGAYQAMKGALEDAGLNHKEVDYLNAHATSTPVGDLSEIAAITRLFGTQPDRLHISATKSMTGHLLGAAGAIEAIACVKSITDSIIPPTINTTTLDPKIPAGLQIVLQKAVEKEVKVAISNTFGFGGHNGIVVFKKV
- a CDS encoding right-handed parallel beta-helix repeat-containing protein, whose product is MRKPYLPLKKICGSLLLLCILYITGCHKSDAPGSQKDSGGPGDAEAGAWPLSPPAEICGNTQLLTGPAVAPAGAISVPAGNNSGFDFKREGATFYLESGVHTIGGDALSQIIPADNTTFIGAPGAILDGQHVNQYAFTQRAVNVTIRYLTIRNFMAPRDEGVVNHDAGDKWTIEYNTIANNKGAGLMVGPNNIYRYNCIKDNGQYGINSCCGTETNEVVNFVLDHNEIAGNNTDDWESKIDGCGCTGGVKFWINKNTTVTNNWVHNNKGVGLWLDNNNRGFVIENNYINDNDGNGLMIEAGYDARVRFNNFKKNAIVAGKESARKGDYFPVPAIYISEAGSPRGFNLKTSPMLISNNNFENNWGGVVLWENANRYSGSSANTHKAGTIKIRNLYDDSPCKSGLPDVIPGSVVDKFVCRWSTENVVVENNEFRIDKALLGCTGGNYCGINGIFSEYGTFPEFSGYQIPWRITFQQDNIFRNNHYYGDWQFAGFEVTTPDGSRVSWKNWTAPAPPVPDKPSIDNRPGTFGQDKGSTYVK
- a CDS encoding beta-N-acetylhexosaminidase, whose translation is MKTIFLSMLIFACCLQLSAQQACPVIPLPVQYTRAQGELVLNDNIRIEAKDPSLQPLATYLRNELQRTFNIVSPGKGTAKSPVIILQRIKKNDNVDAYTLKITSSAVVIAASGNEGVFNGITTFLQLAATAGTATPRRVGCWNISDAPHYAWRGFMLDESRFFFGKEKVKSILDWMAFYKLNRFHWHLTDAPGWRLEIKKYPLLTTVGGIGNHTDPKAPATFYTQDDIREIVAYAQERFIQVIPEIDMPGHASAANRAYPAFDGGGTEKYPSFTFNPGKEGTYQYLADILKETATLFPAGMIHLGGDEVSFGNKAWDADSGVAHLMKTKGFNNRKQVEDYFFQRMADTVFNLHNKVMAWDEVATATLPVNKSIVCWWRHDKPENLRLALEKGYAVVMCPRLPLYFDFIQDSTHKIGRRWRVGEFNTLKSVYDFSTGNVPAASGHEQQILGIQACLWSETISNPKRLDFLLFPRISALAEAAWTQPASRNFEQYIERLKPQMKLYEQDKLYFYDYFQPSRHVETGKPTDQKSFID
- a CDS encoding TetR/AcrR family transcriptional regulator, which produces MSETKDKIVSLADKLIRVKGFNAFSYKDISDPLEMKNAAIHYHFPSKADLGIAVVDDEMERFSRNTTGWSKLPEDKQLANLFDVFRRHCHAGNVCLMGSLAPDYETLTPAMQTKIQAMADAIVEWVSHLLEQGRKNKRFHFKGTARDRALLVISNLQSSLLLSRVMGPETFDRISHQLLEDLCA